In Anaerostipes hadrus ATCC 29173 = JCM 17467, a single genomic region encodes these proteins:
- the pstC gene encoding phosphate ABC transporter permease subunit PstC, translated as MKKYSEKIMHVVFLIAACASILAVILICAFLFVNGIPTIGKIGLGNFVLGKIWMPKSGIFGIFPMIIGSIYVTAGAILVGVPVGILAAIYMAKFCNEKVYKIVKPAVDLLAGIPSVVYGFFGMVVLVPAFRNIFGNGNCVFTASILLGIMILPTIIGVSESAIRAVPDSYYEGSLGLGASHERSVFFTVLPAAKSGILAGIVLGIGRAIGETMAVVMVAGNQAIIPDGMFSGVRTLTSNIVLEMGYATDLHREALIATAVVLFVFILMINLCFAVLKSKEER; from the coding sequence ATGAAGAAATATTCAGAAAAAATCATGCATGTCGTATTTTTGATCGCAGCATGTGCCTCAATTTTGGCAGTAATTTTAATCTGTGCATTTCTGTTCGTAAATGGTATTCCTACAATCGGGAAAATCGGACTTGGAAATTTTGTTTTAGGTAAGATCTGGATGCCAAAGAGTGGAATCTTTGGCATTTTCCCGATGATCATAGGAAGTATTTATGTAACAGCAGGAGCGATTTTGGTTGGAGTTCCAGTTGGAATTCTTGCTGCGATCTATATGGCAAAGTTTTGTAATGAAAAAGTGTATAAAATAGTAAAACCAGCAGTTGATCTTCTGGCAGGAATTCCATCTGTTGTTTATGGATTCTTTGGAATGGTAGTGTTAGTACCAGCTTTCCGTAATATATTTGGAAATGGTAACTGTGTATTTACAGCATCTATCTTGCTTGGGATCATGATCCTGCCAACGATCATCGGAGTATCTGAAAGTGCGATCCGAGCCGTTCCAGATAGTTATTATGAAGGGTCCTTAGGACTTGGAGCAAGTCATGAGCGAAGCGTATTCTTTACAGTGTTACCTGCAGCAAAATCAGGTATTCTTGCAGGGATCGTTTTAGGGATCGGACGTGCGATCGGTGAGACAATGGCGGTAGTAATGGTAGCTGGAAATCAGGCGATCATCCCAGATGGAATGTTCTCAGGAGTTCGTACTTTGACATCCAATATCGTCCTTGAAATGGGATATGCGACAGACCTTCACAGAGAAGCACTGATCGCAACAGCAGTTGTATTATTTGTATTTATCTTAATGATCAACCTGTGCTTTGCAGTATTAAAGAGCAAGGAGGAACGTTAA
- the pstB gene encoding phosphate ABC transporter ATP-binding protein PstB gives MDSKMKVENLDLYYGKFKALKNINLDLPKNEITAFIGPSGCGKSTLLKSLNRMNDLVEGCKITGKVTLDGDDIYGDMDVNLLRKRVGMVFQKPNPFPMSIYDNIAYGPRTHGIRSKAKLDDIVEKSLRNAAIWDELKDRLKKSALGLSGGQQQRLCIARALAVEPEVLLMDEPTSALDPISTSKIEDLAVELKSKYTIIMVTHNMQQAVRISDNTAFFLLGEMVEYGKSDQLFSMPQDKRTEDYITGRFG, from the coding sequence ATGGATAGTAAAATGAAAGTTGAAAACCTTGACCTGTATTATGGAAAATTCAAGGCTTTAAAAAATATTAATCTGGATCTTCCTAAAAATGAGATCACGGCATTTATCGGACCATCTGGATGTGGTAAATCTACACTTTTAAAATCATTAAACCGAATGAATGATCTTGTAGAAGGTTGTAAGATTACAGGTAAAGTAACATTAGACGGAGATGATATTTATGGTGACATGGATGTCAATTTATTAAGAAAACGAGTTGGAATGGTATTCCAGAAACCAAATCCATTTCCAATGAGTATTTATGACAATATTGCATATGGACCAAGAACTCATGGAATCCGAAGCAAAGCAAAATTAGATGATATCGTAGAAAAATCTTTAAGAAATGCAGCAATCTGGGATGAATTAAAAGATCGTTTAAAGAAAAGCGCTTTAGGGCTTTCTGGAGGTCAGCAGCAGAGACTTTGTATCGCGAGAGCGTTAGCTGTAGAACCTGAAGTTTTACTAATGGATGAACCAACTTCAGCTCTTGATCCAATTTCTACTTCCAAAATTGAAGATCTTGCGGTAGAATTAAAATCAAAGTATACGATCATCATGGTAACACATAATATGCAGCAAGCAGTCAGAATTTCTGATAATACAGCATTCTTCTTATTAGGAGAGATGGTAGAGTACGGAAAATCAGATCAGCTATTTTCTATGCCACAGGATAAGAGAACAGAAGATTATATTACAGGAAGGTTTGGGTGA
- a CDS encoding winged helix-turn-helix domain-containing protein: MIFVVEDDPNIRELVTYTLQSTGFDACGFENGSEFLKALSDGEKPELVLLDIMLPGEDGISILGKLRKKSATRDLPIIMMTAKGTEYDKVLGLDSGADDYITKPFGMMELVSRVKAVLRRSSRNEKKDEIVVGQLKIYPNKHKVKSCGNEVTLTNKEFKLLCLLVESKGNVLNRDQLLTNIWGYDFDGETRTVDVHIRSLRQKLGECGKLIETVRGIGYRIGGNES; the protein is encoded by the coding sequence GTGATTTTTGTTGTAGAAGACGATCCGAATATCAGAGAACTGGTGACATATACCTTACAAAGTACCGGATTTGATGCCTGTGGATTTGAAAATGGATCAGAGTTTTTAAAAGCTTTAAGTGATGGAGAGAAGCCAGAACTGGTATTATTAGATATTATGCTTCCAGGAGAAGACGGAATATCGATTTTAGGAAAACTTCGCAAAAAATCAGCGACCAGAGATCTGCCGATCATTATGATGACAGCAAAGGGAACAGAGTATGATAAAGTACTCGGACTTGATAGTGGGGCAGATGATTATATTACAAAACCATTCGGAATGATGGAACTTGTATCCAGAGTCAAAGCGGTATTGAGACGTTCCAGCAGAAATGAAAAAAAAGACGAGATCGTTGTTGGACAATTAAAGATTTATCCAAATAAACATAAAGTAAAATCCTGTGGGAATGAAGTGACATTAACCAATAAGGAATTTAAACTATTATGTTTATTGGTAGAGAGTAAAGGAAATGTATTAAACAGAGATCAGCTACTTACCAATATCTGGGGATATGATTTTGATGGTGAGACAAGAACTGTCGATGTTCATATTCGTTCATTAAGGCAGAAGCTTGGAGAATGTGGAAAGCTTATCGAGACGGTCAGAGGAATCGGTTACCGGATCGGAGGCAACGAATCATGA
- the pstA gene encoding phosphate ABC transporter permease PstA, translating to MEAVKEMESVEKIQAINKTSWIQRMKSYKRTPLSFVLWLLVNVAMIATVAVLAYLIVYILVNGVPYLNSQLFELKYTSENASVFPAIINTLIMTVLSLVLAVPLGIFAAIYLVEYAKRGNKLVEVVRLTAETLSGIPSIVYGLFGMLFFVKALGWGLCLLSGAATMAIMILPLIMRTTEEALKSVPDSFREGSFGLGAGKLRTVFCIILPSAVPGILSGVILGIGRIVGETAALMYTAGTIAEIPANVMGSGRTLALHMYVLSCEGLHINQAYATAVVLLLIVLVINAVSSFIAKRITKG from the coding sequence ATGGAAGCGGTGAAAGAAATGGAATCAGTAGAAAAGATCCAAGCAATCAATAAAACGTCTTGGATACAAAGAATGAAATCATATAAAAGAACGCCGTTATCCTTTGTATTATGGCTTCTTGTAAATGTTGCGATGATCGCAACTGTCGCAGTACTTGCATATTTGATCGTTTATATTCTTGTAAATGGAGTACCATACTTAAATTCACAATTATTTGAATTAAAATATACAAGTGAAAATGCATCGGTATTCCCAGCAATCATTAATACCTTGATCATGACAGTATTATCTTTGGTATTAGCAGTACCACTTGGAATTTTTGCAGCAATTTATTTAGTAGAGTATGCAAAACGTGGAAATAAATTAGTTGAGGTTGTTCGTTTAACAGCAGAAACATTATCAGGAATTCCATCGATCGTGTATGGATTATTCGGTATGTTATTTTTCGTAAAAGCTTTGGGATGGGGATTATGTCTGCTATCTGGAGCAGCAACAATGGCAATCATGATCTTACCATTGATCATGAGAACAACCGAAGAAGCATTAAAGTCTGTGCCTGATTCTTTTAGAGAAGGAAGCTTTGGACTTGGAGCAGGAAAACTAAGAACAGTATTTTGTATTATCTTGCCATCAGCAGTTCCAGGAATTTTATCTGGAGTTATTTTAGGAATCGGACGTATTGTCGGTGAGACGGCAGCATTAATGTATACAGCAGGTACGATCGCAGAAATTCCTGCAAATGTTATGGGATCAGGACGTACACTGGCACTTCATATGTATGTATTATCATGCGAAGGATTACATATCAATCAGGCATATGCAACAGCAGTTGTGTTACTTCTGATCGTGCTTGTGATCAACGCCGTATCTTCATTTATCGCAAAACGAATTACGAAAGGGTAA
- a CDS encoding dihydroorotase, translating into MILIKNARVMDPESGFDQVTDILLDGKRIRQIGKVDDVSGIEQVIDASGMIAAPGLIDVHVHFRDPGFTYKEDLQTGSAAAAAGGFTTVVCMANTKPVVDSVDIYKEIEDRCEQLPIKVWQAAAVSKGFEGKELTDMDALYEAGVRGFTDDGIPLMDEKLVEEAMKKAKELDVPISLHEEDPAYIKQPGVNQGKVSEQLNYGGASYLAEAVMVKRDCELAVKTGAKVDIQHISSGVAVDYVKEAKEKGANVYAEASPHHFTLTEEAVLKYGTLARMNPPLRTEEDRQRIIKGLQEGTIEIIATDHAPHSKEEKDKPLDQAPSGITGIETSLALGVTELVEKGYLSMMQLLEKMTINPAKLYNMEQGRLQEGKPADVVLFDPEEEWEVKEYKSKATNSPFTGWKLKGKVKYTICDGKIIEL; encoded by the coding sequence ATGATTTTAATTAAGAATGCAAGAGTGATGGATCCAGAAAGCGGATTCGATCAGGTAACAGATATTTTATTAGACGGGAAGAGGATCAGACAGATCGGTAAGGTAGATGATGTCTCTGGCATTGAACAGGTCATTGATGCTTCCGGGATGATCGCAGCCCCTGGATTGATCGATGTACATGTACATTTCCGCGATCCGGGATTTACATATAAGGAAGATTTACAGACAGGTTCTGCTGCGGCAGCAGCTGGCGGATTTACGACGGTAGTATGTATGGCAAATACAAAGCCTGTCGTGGATTCTGTGGATATTTACAAAGAGATCGAAGACAGATGTGAACAACTTCCGATCAAAGTATGGCAGGCAGCAGCTGTGTCCAAAGGATTTGAAGGAAAAGAATTAACAGACATGGATGCACTCTATGAAGCAGGGGTTCGTGGATTTACAGACGATGGAATTCCACTGATGGATGAGAAGCTCGTAGAAGAAGCCATGAAGAAAGCTAAAGAATTAGATGTACCGATCAGTCTTCATGAAGAAGATCCTGCATATATTAAACAGCCAGGAGTGAACCAGGGAAAAGTCTCCGAACAGTTAAATTATGGTGGAGCTTCTTACCTGGCAGAAGCCGTGATGGTAAAGAGAGACTGTGAATTAGCAGTCAAAACAGGAGCGAAAGTCGATATTCAGCATATCAGCTCTGGTGTTGCGGTAGATTACGTGAAAGAAGCCAAAGAAAAAGGTGCGAATGTTTACGCAGAGGCGTCTCCACACCATTTCACGTTGACAGAAGAGGCCGTATTAAAATACGGAACACTGGCAAGAATGAACCCGCCACTGCGAACAGAAGAAGACCGTCAGAGGATCATCAAAGGATTACAGGAAGGTACGATCGAGATCATTGCGACAGACCACGCCCCACACTCCAAAGAAGAGAAAGACAAACCATTAGATCAGGCACCAAGTGGCATTACAGGAATCGAGACATCGCTGGCACTTGGAGTCACAGAACTTGTGGAGAAAGGATATCTTTCTATGATGCAGCTTCTGGAGAAGATGACGATCAATCCAGCAAAACTATATAATATGGAACAAGGAAGATTGCAGGAAGGGAAACCTGCGGATGTTGTCTTGTTTGATCCAGAGGAAGAATGGGAAGTCAAGGAATATAAATCCAAAGCAACGAACTCTCCATTTACAGGATGGAAATTAAAAGGAAAAGTAAAATATACGATCTGTGATGGCAAGATTATAGAATTATAA
- a CDS encoding substrate-binding domain-containing protein yields MRKKLLTLAVATVAASSLLTGCGGSSSDDKKAASDENITAVSREDGSGTRGAFIELFGIEQKDKDGNKVDKTTSSVQITNSTSVMMTTVAENKAAIGYISLGSLNDTVKAVKIDGAEASVDTVKDGSYKIVRPFNIVTKDKLSKQAQDFENYIMSADGQKIIQDNGYIKADEKAPAYKSNGAKGKVVVGGSSSVTPVMEKLKEAYAKANKDVTVEVQQSDSTTGVTNAIEGTCDIGMASRDLADSEAKKGVKATVIAKDGIAVIVNKDSKVDELTSAQVKDIYTGKTTKWADIK; encoded by the coding sequence ATGAGAAAGAAATTATTAACATTAGCAGTAGCAACAGTAGCAGCATCAAGCCTTTTAACAGGATGTGGCGGAAGTTCAAGTGACGATAAGAAAGCAGCATCTGATGAAAATATCACAGCAGTATCCAGAGAAGATGGATCAGGAACAAGAGGAGCTTTCATCGAATTATTCGGAATTGAACAGAAAGATAAGGATGGAAATAAAGTAGATAAAACAACATCAAGTGTACAGATCACAAACTCAACATCTGTAATGATGACAACAGTTGCAGAAAACAAAGCAGCTATCGGATACATATCTTTAGGATCTTTAAATGACACAGTAAAAGCAGTTAAGATCGACGGAGCTGAGGCAAGTGTTGATACTGTAAAAGATGGATCATACAAGATCGTTCGTCCATTTAATATCGTAACAAAAGATAAATTAAGCAAACAGGCTCAGGACTTTGAAAACTACATCATGAGTGCAGATGGACAGAAGATCATACAGGATAATGGATATATCAAAGCAGACGAGAAAGCACCAGCTTACAAATCAAACGGAGCAAAAGGTAAAGTTGTTGTTGGTGGATCTTCTTCAGTAACACCAGTTATGGAAAAATTAAAAGAAGCATATGCAAAAGCAAACAAAGATGTAACAGTTGAAGTACAGCAGAGCGATTCAACAACAGGTGTTACAAATGCGATCGAAGGAACATGTGATATCGGTATGGCATCTCGTGATCTTGCAGACAGCGAAGCTAAAAAAGGTGTAAAAGCAACAGTTATCGCAAAAGATGGTATCGCAGTTATCGTAAATAAAGACAGTAAAGTTGATGAATTAACAAGTGCTCAGGTAAAAGATATATACACAGGAAAAACAACAAAATGGGCAGATATTAAATAA
- the phoU gene encoding phosphate signaling complex protein PhoU, which yields MRNRFDRQLLKLNQEMIDMGSLCEEMITAAAKIVATRDKELMDDIVTMEEEINQKERDIERICMKLLMQQQPVASDLRVISAAMKMVSDMERIGDQACDITGIVKKDAEVLTIRENTHLDKMAKATISMVSKSIQSFIKQNLIIAYEVIEQDDTVDELFNRVKKETISLIHEDPGKGEECVAIVMIAKYFERIGDHASNIAEWVEFAITGEYKGGSL from the coding sequence ATGAGAAATCGATTCGACAGACAGCTGCTTAAGTTAAATCAAGAGATGATCGACATGGGTTCTTTATGTGAAGAGATGATCACAGCTGCGGCCAAGATCGTTGCGACAAGAGATAAAGAACTGATGGATGATATTGTAACAATGGAAGAAGAAATCAATCAGAAGGAAAGAGATATCGAACGTATCTGTATGAAACTTCTGATGCAGCAACAGCCAGTGGCAAGCGATCTGCGTGTTATATCAGCAGCTATGAAGATGGTATCTGATATGGAACGTATCGGAGACCAGGCATGTGATATTACTGGAATCGTAAAAAAAGATGCAGAAGTTCTTACGATCAGAGAGAACACACATCTTGATAAGATGGCAAAAGCTACGATCAGTATGGTAAGCAAGAGCATACAATCTTTTATTAAACAGAATCTGATAATCGCGTATGAAGTGATCGAACAGGATGACACTGTGGATGAATTATTTAACAGAGTTAAGAAAGAAACGATCTCACTGATTCATGAAGATCCTGGGAAAGGAGAAGAGTGTGTAGCCATCGTTATGATCGCCAAGTATTTTGAAAGAATCGGAGATCATGCAAGTAATATCGCAGAATGGGTCGAATTTGCGATCACTGGGGAATATAAAGGAGGAAGCTTGTGA
- a CDS encoding FAD:protein FMN transferase: MMTGCKKESTSYSHTDFAMGTVTNITLYGTSDDLEGTEQKIIDMEKKLEKQQLSWRLKSSQVSKINQELEQNNGKTKVTGNLKNWLQQAIKISQDSYADGRNTVDPTIGALTKLWDFESSDPKVPDANKIKKAISGDLSENSQHVIVKDNGEILACDKNTKIDLGAYGKGIGTDEAIKMIKKDKEITGAMVALGGSIAVYGEKSDGSDWNVGIQDPNGKDGEVLGGIKVKSGTSISTSGDYEKTFTDKKTGKRYFHILDSKTGYSVKTDIRSCTIICDSGLNADGLSTACFSLGVKKSQKLLKKYNAKAVFVDKNNKVYVSDGVEFTLTAKNYKIV, encoded by the coding sequence ATGATGACAGGATGCAAAAAGGAATCGACATCATACAGCCATACAGATTTTGCAATGGGAACTGTAACGAACATTACACTCTATGGAACAAGCGATGATCTGGAAGGGACAGAACAAAAGATCATCGACATGGAAAAGAAACTTGAAAAACAACAATTGTCATGGAGATTAAAAAGTTCCCAAGTCTCAAAAATCAATCAGGAATTAGAACAAAACAACGGAAAAACAAAAGTCACAGGGAATCTTAAAAACTGGTTACAACAAGCGATCAAGATCAGCCAGGACTCCTATGCAGACGGAAGAAACACGGTAGATCCAACGATCGGAGCATTAACAAAACTCTGGGATTTTGAATCAAGCGATCCCAAAGTACCAGATGCAAATAAGATCAAGAAAGCGATCAGCGGAGATCTGTCAGAAAACAGTCAGCACGTCATAGTTAAAGACAACGGAGAAATCCTTGCATGTGACAAAAATACCAAGATAGACCTTGGAGCCTATGGAAAAGGAATCGGAACCGACGAAGCCATCAAGATGATCAAAAAAGACAAAGAAATCACAGGAGCCATGGTAGCTCTAGGAGGAAGCATTGCAGTTTACGGAGAAAAATCTGACGGCTCCGACTGGAACGTAGGGATCCAAGATCCAAACGGCAAAGACGGAGAAGTTCTAGGAGGAATTAAAGTCAAAAGCGGTACAAGCATTTCAACATCTGGAGATTATGAAAAAACATTTACAGATAAAAAGACAGGCAAACGCTACTTCCATATCTTAGATTCCAAAACAGGATACAGTGTAAAAACAGACATCAGATCCTGTACGATCATCTGCGATTCAGGACTCAACGCAGACGGGCTATCTACAGCATGTTTCAGTTTAGGAGTAAAGAAAAGCCAGAAATTGTTAAAAAAATATAATGCAAAGGCTGTTTTTGTAGATAAAAACAATAAAGTATATGTAAGCGATGGAGTGGAATTTACATTAACAGCAAAAAATTATAAAATTGTATGA
- the ppk1 gene encoding polyphosphate kinase 1 gives MMNKNYDFSYTQDRELSWLKFNERVLREADKKNVPIFERLKFLEIFTNNLDEFFMVRVGSIHEMSLIHDNHRDIRSDLTPEEQLDEIAKHVRPLYELRDKIFAKVSRELADKKIKRCQIEELEKEEKKKLKTYYEAMILPVLSPIVIGKQHPFPHIPNKVLQIGLILKKKEKSSFGIIGLPKDVERMIFLSGEGRRYVLLEDIILYFCDELFENYTVEEKAVLCITRSADINPDDEIYESTDDYRTHMKKIIKMRARLKPVRLEIEGNRHKEIKKYLSERLNISEQDIFKSQAPLDLKYVYKLTDKVSKEEKKNGCYRPFVPALNRDFIPGVSVTKQILEEDKLLSFPFDSMDTFIELLKESAKDKETLSIKITIYRLARQARIVKYLCEAAENGKEVLVLMELRARFDEENNINYSEILEEAGCKVMYGMEDYKVHSKVCLITKKNSRGIYYITQIGTGNYNESTSKLYTDLSLMTASEEIGHDASVFFHNMATFNLQGTYEHLLVAPSSLQDGIIKRIEREKMKAESFQPCGIFMKMNSLTDRKIIDELSKASNAGVPIFLLIRGICCIRPGIPGKTENIRVESIVGRFLEHSRIYAFGVGDDTEIYISSADMMTRNTRRRVEVAAPIYDPRLKQRILKMINVMKQDNIQAQVLLSNGEYTTKKKREDNMNSQIHFLNEAKRLAPKEKTQKQNLFYQVKGIFFGKKKLRKK, from the coding sequence ATGATGAACAAAAACTATGATTTTTCTTACACACAGGACCGGGAATTATCCTGGTTGAAGTTTAATGAGCGCGTTTTAAGAGAAGCAGATAAAAAGAACGTTCCTATTTTTGAACGTCTGAAATTTTTAGAGATATTTACGAACAATCTGGATGAATTTTTTATGGTCAGAGTGGGCAGCATTCATGAAATGAGTCTGATCCATGATAATCACAGAGATATCCGTTCGGATCTGACCCCAGAAGAACAGTTAGATGAGATCGCAAAACATGTCAGACCACTGTATGAATTAAGAGATAAGATCTTTGCAAAAGTATCCAGAGAACTAGCAGACAAGAAGATCAAACGCTGTCAGATCGAGGAATTAGAAAAAGAGGAAAAGAAAAAATTAAAGACATATTATGAGGCGATGATACTGCCAGTACTTTCTCCGATCGTGATCGGGAAACAGCATCCATTTCCTCATATTCCGAATAAAGTATTGCAGATCGGATTGATCTTAAAGAAGAAAGAAAAGAGCTCTTTTGGGATCATTGGACTTCCAAAAGATGTGGAGCGTATGATCTTTCTATCAGGAGAAGGAAGAAGATATGTACTTTTAGAAGACATCATTTTGTATTTCTGTGATGAATTATTTGAGAATTATACGGTAGAAGAAAAGGCAGTTTTATGTATTACAAGAAGTGCTGATATCAATCCAGATGATGAGATTTATGAATCAACGGATGATTATCGTACACATATGAAGAAGATCATTAAGATGAGGGCCAGATTAAAACCAGTTCGCTTAGAAATTGAGGGCAATCGTCATAAAGAGATTAAAAAATACCTCTCAGAACGTTTAAATATTTCAGAACAGGACATCTTTAAAAGCCAGGCGCCGTTGGATTTAAAATATGTTTACAAGCTGACAGATAAAGTGTCAAAAGAAGAGAAAAAAAATGGATGCTATCGTCCATTTGTACCAGCGTTAAACAGAGATTTTATTCCAGGAGTCAGTGTGACAAAACAGATTCTTGAGGAAGATAAATTATTATCCTTTCCGTTTGACAGCATGGATACATTTATTGAATTATTGAAAGAAAGTGCAAAGGATAAAGAAACTCTTTCTATTAAGATCACCATTTATCGTTTGGCAAGGCAGGCAAGGATCGTCAAATATCTATGTGAGGCAGCGGAAAATGGAAAAGAAGTTCTTGTATTGATGGAACTTAGGGCAAGATTTGATGAAGAAAATAACATCAATTATTCTGAAATCTTAGAAGAAGCTGGTTGTAAGGTTATGTATGGAATGGAAGATTACAAAGTTCATTCTAAAGTTTGTCTGATCACGAAGAAAAATAGTCGTGGAATTTATTACATCACACAGATCGGAACAGGAAATTATAATGAAAGTACATCGAAATTATATACAGATTTAAGCCTTATGACAGCATCCGAAGAAATTGGACATGATGCATCTGTTTTCTTTCACAATATGGCAACATTTAATCTTCAAGGAACGTATGAACATCTTCTTGTGGCACCATCAAGTCTTCAGGATGGGATCATAAAAAGGATTGAACGTGAAAAAATGAAAGCAGAAAGTTTTCAGCCATGTGGGATTTTTATGAAAATGAACTCTTTAACAGATCGTAAGATCATCGATGAGTTGTCGAAGGCGTCAAATGCAGGAGTTCCGATATTTCTGCTGATTCGTGGAATCTGCTGTATTCGTCCTGGAATCCCAGGGAAGACAGAGAATATCCGTGTAGAAAGCATTGTCGGAAGATTTCTGGAACATTCAAGGATTTATGCATTTGGAGTTGGAGATGATACAGAGATTTATATTTCATCAGCGGATATGATGACAAGGAATACAAGAAGAAGAGTTGAAGTCGCAGCACCGATCTATGATCCAAGGTTAAAACAAAGAATCCTGAAGATGATCAATGTGATGAAGCAGGATAACATTCAGGCACAGGTACTGCTTTCCAACGGAGAATATACAACTAAGAAAAAACGTGAAGATAATATGAATTCACAGATCCACTTTTTAAATGAAGCAAAAAGACTTGCTCCAAAAGAGAAGACACAAAAACAAAATCTTTTCTATCAGGTAAAGGGAATATTTTTTGGAAAGAAAAAATTAAGAAAAAAATAG
- a CDS encoding glycine--tRNA ligase — MKLSMEKIVNLAKVRGFVYSGSEIYGGLANTWDYGNLGVELKNNVKKAWWKKFIQESPYNVGIDAAILMNPQTWVASGHLGNFSDPLMDCKECHERFRADKLIEDYMQEHGMEIEGSVDAWSKEEMESFINEHDVVCPTCGKKNFTEIRQFNLMFKTFQGVTEDAKNTVYLRPETAQGIFVNFKNVQRTSRKKIPFGIGQIGKSFRNEITPGNFTFRTREFEQMELEFFCEPDKDLEWFEYWKNYCINWLQTLGIKEDEMRVRDHEKEELSHYSKATSDIEFMFPFGWGELWGIADRTDYDLTQHQNTSGEDLTYFDDVNKERYIPYVIEPSLGADRVTLAFLCSAYDEEELEGGDTRTVLHFHPALAPVKIGILPLSKKLSDGAMKVYEELAKEYNCEFDERGNIGKRYRRQDEIGTPYCVTFDFDSLEDGAVTVRDRDTMEQERVKIEDLKAYFAEKFAY; from the coding sequence ATGAAATTATCAATGGAGAAAATCGTTAACCTTGCCAAGGTACGTGGATTTGTATACAGCGGTTCAGAAATTTATGGAGGACTTGCTAATACATGGGACTATGGAAACCTTGGTGTAGAACTTAAGAACAATGTAAAGAAAGCTTGGTGGAAGAAGTTCATTCAGGAAAGTCCATATAATGTAGGAATTGATGCTGCAATCTTAATGAACCCTCAGACATGGGTTGCATCAGGACATCTTGGTAACTTCTCAGATCCATTAATGGATTGTAAAGAATGTCATGAACGTTTCCGTGCAGATAAACTGATCGAAGATTATATGCAGGAACATGGAATGGAGATCGAAGGATCTGTGGATGCATGGTCCAAAGAAGAGATGGAAAGCTTCATCAATGAGCATGATGTTGTATGCCCAACTTGTGGAAAGAAGAACTTTACAGAGATCCGTCAGTTCAACCTGATGTTCAAGACATTCCAGGGTGTTACAGAAGATGCGAAGAATACAGTTTACTTACGTCCTGAGACAGCACAGGGAATTTTTGTAAACTTCAAGAATGTTCAGAGAACATCAAGAAAGAAGATCCCATTTGGAATCGGACAGATCGGTAAATCTTTCCGTAACGAGATCACACCAGGAAACTTCACATTCCGTACTCGTGAGTTCGAACAGATGGAATTAGAATTCTTCTGTGAACCAGACAAAGATTTAGAATGGTTTGAATATTGGAAGAATTACTGCATCAACTGGTTACAGACACTTGGAATCAAAGAAGATGAGATGAGAGTGCGTGACCACGAGAAAGAAGAGTTATCTCACTATTCTAAAGCAACATCTGACATTGAATTTATGTTCCCATTCGGATGGGGTGAATTATGGGGTATCGCAGACCGTACAGATTATGACTTAACTCAGCATCAGAATACATCTGGTGAAGATTTAACATATTTTGATGATGTGAACAAAGAACGTTACATCCCATATGTGATCGAACCTTCTCTTGGAGCAGACCGTGTAACACTTGCATTCTTATGCTCTGCATATGATGAAGAAGAATTAGAAGGCGGAGATACAAGAACAGTTCTTCATTTCCATCCAGCATTAGCACCTGTTAAGATCGGTATCTTACCATTATCTAAGAAGTTAAGCGATGGTGCTATGAAGGTTTATGAAGAATTAGCGAAAGAATATAACTGTGAATTCGACGAACGTGGTAATATTGGTAAGCGTTATAGAAGACAGGATGAGATCGGAACACCTTACTGTGTAACATTCGATTTCGATTCTTTAGAAGATGGAGCTGTTACAGTTCGTGACCGTGACACAATGGAACAGGAACGTGTTAAGATTGAAGATCTGAAAGCATATTTTGCAGAAAAATTTGCATATTAA